A window of the Desulfobacteraceae bacterium genome harbors these coding sequences:
- a CDS encoding helix-turn-helix transcriptional regulator → MQETENLEAGKNCLKEIRESLLMSKSELARTAHVSPITISRIEKGMACRMETKRKIILALGFKLKDKDKIFSD, encoded by the coding sequence TGCAAGAAACAGAAAACCTCGAAGCGGGCAAAAATTGTCTTAAGGAAATCCGCGAATCCCTCCTGATGAGTAAGTCCGAACTTGCCCGAACCGCCCATGTTTCACCGATCACCATCAGCCGTATTGAAAAAGGTATGGCCTGTAGAATGGAGACCAAGCGAAAAATCATCCTGGCACTGGGTTTCAAACTCAAAGACAAAGACAAAATTTTTAGCGATTAA
- a CDS encoding pilus assembly protein PilM, translated as MFFGKKDQLVGLDIGSRSIKVAELAETKKGPSLKKFGLIDLAPGAIEEGLVRDPKAVADSIRELFKLYNVSEQNVAISIGGYSVIVKKIFVPSMTEEKLQETIHLEAEQYIPFDISDVNLDFQIIGESEHNANQMAVLLVAAKKEMINDYVQLVQMAGLNPCTIDIDAFALQNIFEINHQDNPDNVALIDIGASKTSLNILKGKTSVFMRDVSLGCAQINQKMVSLLGCSFEEAEHIKLSEQPEGISPENLREITSAIVSDWCTEIRRALDFFYSTYPDDHVKRIVLSGGGANIGEFRDLLAVETSADVTAINPFASYYVDDEKFDPAYLEKIGPQAAICMGLANRRVNDK; from the coding sequence ATGTTTTTCGGGAAAAAAGATCAACTTGTCGGCCTGGACATCGGCTCGAGATCCATCAAGGTAGCCGAGTTGGCGGAAACCAAAAAAGGTCCCAGTTTGAAAAAGTTCGGACTGATCGACCTCGCCCCGGGAGCCATTGAGGAAGGCCTCGTGCGGGACCCCAAAGCCGTTGCGGACAGCATTCGGGAGCTTTTCAAACTCTACAATGTCAGCGAACAGAATGTTGCCATATCCATCGGTGGCTACTCCGTAATCGTCAAAAAAATCTTTGTGCCCTCCATGACGGAGGAAAAGCTCCAGGAGACGATCCACCTTGAGGCCGAACAGTACATTCCCTTCGATATCAGCGATGTCAATCTCGATTTCCAGATTATCGGGGAAAGTGAACACAACGCCAACCAGATGGCCGTGCTGCTGGTCGCCGCCAAGAAGGAAATGATCAACGACTACGTTCAGCTGGTTCAAATGGCCGGCCTGAACCCTTGCACCATCGACATCGATGCCTTCGCGCTGCAAAACATTTTCGAGATCAATCATCAGGACAATCCGGACAACGTGGCCCTGATCGATATTGGCGCAAGCAAGACCTCCTTGAATATCCTGAAAGGCAAGACCTCCGTTTTCATGCGGGATGTTTCCCTGGGATGTGCCCAGATCAATCAAAAAATGGTGTCGCTTTTGGGGTGCTCTTTTGAAGAGGCGGAGCATATCAAGCTCAGTGAGCAGCCCGAGGGCATTTCACCCGAGAACCTGCGGGAGATCACCTCGGCCATCGTATCCGACTGGTGCACAGAAATCAGGCGGGCGCTTGATTTTTTCTATTCCACCTACCCCGACGATCATGTCAAGCGGATCGTTCTCAGCGGTGGCGGGGCCAATATCGGCGAATTCAGGGATCTGCTGGCGGTGGAAACCTCGGCGGATGTCACGGCGATCAACCCGTTTGCCAGCTACTACGTCGACGACGAGAAGTTTGATCCGGCATATTTGGAAAAAATCGGTCCCCAGGCAGCCATTTGCATGGGATTAGCTAACAGAAGAGTAAATGACAAATGA
- a CDS encoding PilN domain-containing protein, which yields MIRINLLPFRAARKKENVRKQASIFMLSIFLGVILLGYLSFMFGSKVGKMSTRIQETKTALAQFDVQAKEVDQIQKDLEVLKKKIDVITNLKSNRKGPVLLLDSLTQLVIPKRMWLTNLEAKGDGVNIKGVALDNRTVADFMTQLEKSKLFASVNLSTLNQKTIRDEMNLKSFIITCNKAAAENTVTSEAKKQ from the coding sequence ATGATACGAATCAATCTACTGCCATTTCGGGCGGCGCGCAAAAAGGAAAATGTTCGCAAGCAGGCGTCTATTTTCATGCTCTCGATTTTTCTGGGCGTCATTCTGCTTGGCTACTTGAGTTTCATGTTCGGCAGCAAGGTCGGCAAGATGTCGACGCGGATCCAGGAGACCAAAACTGCCCTGGCGCAATTCGATGTCCAGGCAAAAGAGGTCGACCAAATTCAAAAAGATCTGGAAGTTCTCAAAAAAAAGATAGACGTGATCACCAACCTCAAATCCAATCGCAAAGGGCCGGTTCTCCTTTTGGATAGCCTGACCCAGTTGGTGATACCCAAGCGCATGTGGCTCACCAATCTGGAGGCCAAGGGCGATGGGGTCAACATCAAGGGCGTCGCCCTGGACAACCGCACCGTTGCGGATTTCATGACCCAGCTGGAAAAATCCAAACTGTTTGCCAGCGTAAACTTGTCGACCCTCAATCAGAAGACCATCCGGGACGAAATGAATCTGAAGAGTTTCATCATCACCTGCAACAAAGCGGCGGCAGAAAACACGGTGACCAGCGAGGCCAAAAAACAATGA
- a CDS encoding type 4a pilus biogenesis protein PilO codes for MKKSRNPIQILDPVFGKFENLSKLHRILVVCGTIAILVGGFTYFSYYPKLKTLNAQKKEYTLLHQKLTAAQQKAANLEKFREEKRKVEAHFQVVKKALPEKEDIPSLLAGVSQSGQDSGLDFVLFQPNPEVLKDFYAEIPVSINVTGEYHNVASFFDRVSRLSRIVDIKDIEMTPISDVKTVRKASANSSQAVPANVLSTKCTAVTYKFVEKAPQQTAPDATKSKKSEKKK; via the coding sequence ATGAAAAAGTCACGCAATCCCATTCAGATCTTGGATCCGGTTTTCGGAAAATTTGAAAACTTATCGAAGCTGCACCGGATTCTGGTTGTCTGCGGAACCATCGCCATTCTTGTGGGCGGCTTCACCTATTTTTCCTACTACCCGAAGCTGAAGACCCTGAATGCCCAGAAGAAGGAGTACACCCTTCTCCATCAAAAGCTGACCGCGGCCCAGCAGAAAGCGGCCAACCTGGAGAAATTCCGGGAGGAAAAGCGCAAAGTCGAAGCCCACTTCCAGGTGGTCAAAAAAGCCCTTCCCGAAAAGGAGGATATTCCCTCCCTGCTGGCGGGGGTCTCGCAGTCCGGTCAGGATTCCGGTCTGGATTTCGTTCTGTTCCAGCCCAACCCTGAAGTTCTCAAGGACTTTTACGCCGAGATTCCGGTTTCCATCAACGTGACCGGCGAGTATCACAATGTGGCGTCCTTTTTTGACCGGGTATCCCGTCTTTCCAGGATTGTCGACATCAAGGACATCGAAATGACACCGATTTCGGATGTCAAAACGGTCAGGAAGGCCTCGGCCAACAGTTCGCAGGCGGTCCCGGCCAACGTCCTGAGCACCAAATGCACCGCTGTCACCTACAAATTCGTCGAAAAAGCGCCCCAGCAAACGGCCCCCGACGCCACCAAGTCCAAAAAATCCGAAAAGAAGAAATAA